A genomic segment from Phragmites australis chromosome 6, lpPhrAust1.1, whole genome shotgun sequence encodes:
- the LOC133921916 gene encoding polyadenylate-binding protein RBP47C'-like: protein MQMAVAAAKNDAPAAAAAPHLHPHAHAHPHPHHRMPQPRWVVIPYPPPHPMVAAPPPPPPQFVKHFAPPASVTPPPPSGGSGGNGGDENRTIWVGDLQYWMDENYLHSCFGPSGEVVTIKIIRNRHSGVSEGYGFVEFYSHASAEKALQNFSGHVMPNTDRAFKLNWASYSMGEKRSELASDHSIFVGDLAVDVTDDMLMKLFASKYRSVKGAKVIIDANTGRSRGYGFVRFGDDNDKTHAMTEMNGVYCSTRPIRVGPATPRRFQGDSGSSPPRQSDADSTNRTVYVGGLDPNISEDELRKAFAKYGDLASVKIPVGKQCGFIQFVNRADAEEALQGLNGSTIGKQAVRLSWGRSPASKQSRGDSGHRRNGMYYGTTPFYGGYGYASPVPHPNMYAAAYGAYPYYGNQQLVS, encoded by the exons ATGCAgatggcagtggcggcggccaAAAACGACGCCccggcggcagcagcggcgcCGCACCTCCACCCCCACGCGCACGCGCACCCGCACCCGCACCACCGCATGCCGCAGCCGCGGTGGGTGGTCATCCCGTACCCGCCGCCGCACCCCATGgtggccgcgccgccgcctcctccgccgcagTTCGTGAAGCACTTCGCGCCGCCGGCCTCGGtgaccccgccgccgccatcagGTGGATCCGGCGGGAACGGGGGCGACGAGAACAGGACGATCTGGGTCGGCGACCTCCAGTACTGGATGGACGAGAACTACCTCCACAGTTGCTTCGGCCCCAGCGGTGAG GTGGTGACAATTAAAATTATTCGCAATAGACACTCAGGAGTGTCTGAGGGTTATGGTTTTGTAGAGTTTTATTCTCACGCTTCAGCAGAGAAAGCACTACAGAATTTTTCTGGTCATGTAATGCCTAATACTGACCGAGCTTTTAAGTTGAACTGGGCATCATATAGTATGGGAGAAAAACGCTCTGAACTTGCATCTGATCACTCGATATTTGTTGGTGATTTGGCTGTGGATGTTACTGATGATATGCTGATGAAACTTTTTGCTAGCAAATATCGATCAGTGAAAGGAGCTAAAGTTATTATCGATGCAAACACGGGCCGTTCGAGGGGCTACGGTTTTGTTAGGTTTGGAGATGACAATGACAAAACTCATGCAATGACTGAAATGAATGGTGTATATTGTTCCACAAGGCCAATTCGAGTAGGACCAGCGACTCCTAGAAGATTTCAAG GTGATTCTGGCTCTTCTCCACCAAGGCAATCAGATGCTGACTCAACTAACAGAACG GTATATGTTGGTGGGCTTGACCCCAACATTAGTGAAGATGAACTGAGGAAAGCATTTGCAAAGTATGGTGATCTTGCCTCTGTCAAAATCCCTGTTGGGAAGCAATGCGGCTTCATTCAGTTTGTGAACAG agcTGATGCTGAAGAAGCACTACAAGGGCTGAATGGATCAACAATTGGGAAGCAGGCAGTTCGACTTTCCTGGGGCCGCAGCCCAGCAAGCAAACAG TCTAGGGGTGATTCTGGCCACCGACGGAACGGCATGTACTATGGAACAACACCATTCTATGGTGGATATGGCTACGCTTCACCGGTTCCCCACCCAAACATGTATGCCGCGGCCTATGGAGCCTACCCTTACTACGGCAACCAGCAACTAGTCAGCTGA